A window of Salvia splendens isolate huo1 chromosome 8, SspV2, whole genome shotgun sequence genomic DNA:
ATTCAGTAATACACTAAACTACTTTCGCCATCTTTTTtgtctttctcttactttttcttatttatctcttactttatcaattgcacATTAGAACTCGTGACATTTACTagtttatctattttttaagGACGGATGAGAGtattaaaataactaaataatagtagtaaactAATTCAAAGTTTGACTAACTAAACAAATGGGATAATAAGTCTTTAAATTAGGAAGTTTAGTCAAACTATAATCTGTTTCACaacttttgaaatttgaatattaaataaaaaaaatttctctctTAATTATCACATCCATGCCAGTGGCGCCCCTACGTCTGGCGCATGAGGGGTCCTTGGCACCCCCAACAACTTTTGTTTTTTCTACTCCATACACTGCTTAATCCTTCCTTGAAAAATAACCTTCTTATTGGTATATccctaaaaaatataaactttctaattttggaatagtTAAACAATACATTACTTCtacctatcattttatttataatttataccaTTACACTATACTATTAATAATGTGGAGTTCACTCTCCAttaatactatttatattatcacttatctctcttttttactttattaattatatattaatctcgtatcaaatcaaatattcatacttTTAGAGATGAAGGGAGTTGTATATAATCATACAACACTTTACAAGGTAATCAGCTAGCTCAGTTGGTAGTTGAAGTGACTAATGACTGAATGTTCCTAGGTATGAATCCTAAGGTGGTTTGTTTGAATTTCTAATTGTTAGTTCTTTTGTAGATTTCTAATATTTATAAGTAAAGTAATCCTTATAACTAGTTTTATTCTTTGAGTATTTCTCATAATTAGTTCAATTCATTAGTATCTTTTATAGATTTCTCATTACCAGTTTAATTCATTGGTGTAAATATTATTACACTAAGatcataattaattatctttagtttaaaaaaactactatattctttaattatttcatgCTGACATTGTCTTcgtatgtatttttaatttatatttcttaTTCTCAAATTATTTATCTCTTCTCATCCATCTCTCTCCCAGATCCGTAATGTGTCGGGCTGTTTTTGATGTCGTCgacactaaaaatattcaacaatCGTTATTAATAGTTTGGATCCCCCAGTATGAAAATCTTGGGTCCGCCAATGATCCGTGCACAAAATATCGTCTTTTAATAATGCTTAAAACGACATGTTTCATAAAAATaagtattttttcttttctcttcatttactcattttttaaattgaaatattgtCATTTTTACCATCACTAAAAGACGTTGAATTATGCATATATGggataattgataaaattgtaTCCCATTTCTCCAATTTCATAATAAGTCAAATTTTAATATAGGCCAAATACCTATTTTAtacatggagtatatattttgtaGATACTATCgatataaaaaattacgtacatTTCCTCTACTTGATctattttgcaaagagtaaaggccaaaactgATCATGAACATATGtcaattttacgattttggtcatagacattatattttgaatttttggattcaaaacatttcaactcggatgaCAATCGGTCGAAAGTTAACTTTTTCGTCAAATGTTAACGGTCAACGTTTTAAATCTCGATTTTAACTAAATTAAGCGGTTAAATATGATTATTAACTCCCTAATTATATctgtaattattttaataatttatcctttatacaaaataaataatatttaaaaagaaaatgagaaataacAAAGATTCATTATCTTTACCCACAAAAACCATTACACCATCATTCTTGCTAAACAAAGGCATCATTTTCAATCTTTAGACACATTAGAAAATAATTACACGTTCTAATtcaacacttcattgattatttttataatatagataactaaaaaatatctttcaattttatgttaaatatacaaattatatattaattttttattaatataataatagattaaTAAGTTAGAAAcctcaaattaattaaaaatatttaaatttctataacttgaaatatgtttatatttcattttgtataaatcacaaatatttatatttgatcatgtttatatTTGAGTTTAAGCTAGGGGTGggtaagggcacccgcaatgctgtgccgttgcggttcctatgccgttccggcggaacggttccgcggcggcacgcgttgcggggtgcgttccgtcgccgttccgtgccgtcgccattcctatgccgtgccgcgttccgttccggaggaacgcggaacggaacgttccgccacgcgccgaggcgacgtggcggcctcccattcgacgcgtgaagcccactcgctgccccgcgagtgggcttcgtccggtgacgcaataattcatttttttaaaaaaaaattcgaatttaataaaattttttttttttttttgcaacggtaatgagaccgttttttttatatccgttttttattttttttttaatttttattttatttatttactctataaatactcctatttcatactcatttcaatcacaaatacacatctattcctatctatttccaccccaattttcatctcaaatcaattatattttccttctcccaaatttaatcaaactaatggatccttatgaacaaatgcgtcaaatattggaacaatcacttgaagaagatcgacgacagGAGGcagaagaagccgcgccgccccaacgacgctcccgtacgtacatccatcgtaaccgggaggaagccgccgcaaggttagtacgcgactacttctgcgataacccggtttggggagatacgtacttccgtcgccgtttccgcatggggaaaccgttatttctccacatcgcgaatactttggcagcccgggaagagttcttccaggaagggttcgacgcggtcggccgtcccagccacacgacgctgcagaaatgtactgcagcaatctgccagcttgcgactggacaaacggccgacatgttcgacgaatacctccacatcggagacagcactgggcgaatgtgcttgctcaaattctgccaaggccaagcacgaccgattgtcagttcctgctcaaccttcacgaaacagtgcacggattccccgggatgctcggcagcgtcgattgcatgcactggcaatggaagaattgcccggtggcgtggaaggggtcctacacgagcggccacaaaggcacccacccaaccgttatacttgaggccgttgccgactaccgcctttggatctggcacgcgtacttcggggtccccgggtcgaacaacgacgtaaacgtgctccaccagtccgacctcttgaccgaagttttggatggtaaagcgtcggccatcaacttcgtcgccaacaaccggctttataaaatggggtactatctcgccgatggcatctacccgaagtggcctaccttcgtgaagacgtgcagtgggtctgcgaacccaaagcagactcttttttgcgcagaagcaggaggctgctcgcaaggatgtggagagggcgttcggggttctccaagcgcgcttcaacatcatcaaagccccggctcgtacgtggttcatggaaaacatggtcgacatcatgtatacgtgcataatcttgcacaacatgattgtccaagacgaaggacccgaggcgggaaattggttcgacgacgaatccccctgaagctcaaccgcaagtagtccgcctcgaagtggagcgcatccgtctatacaagaacggttatctatttgTGCAAGGACACccgactctagtgcccacacccaactctaacatgatctaattgagcacatttgggcaaattttggcggatgaaattattaaaattgtgtacttttatttttttaggattttaattgtgtgctttttatttttttacgtttaagttgtaattttttttaatgttgtgtgttttttaataaagtgtgtttgttttttaaagtgtgtttatttaaattgaattgggttggaaataaaaaaaaatgaaattgaatgaatagtaatttaaggaacggttaaggaacggttaaggaacggagggttgcaggttccgttccttagttaaggaatggagtaaaaaagtacagtggggccgtcaaatagtggtttaaggaacggtataggaacggtataggaacagcgttgtggatggcctaagtacggtataccttaccgaaaccacatTACCATAAATTCAGTATGCGAAAATATCATACATTTACCtcaccaaaattttcggtataccttattttcgatATGACAAATTTCCATATTGGTACCGTACttcattttcggtataccgtacctttGCGGTATACCtaactttcaacatcaataaaaatagataatttgagtttttagaatattatttatattttataatttagaaaatatattaaaatattgtattcataattatatttatattttacaatagattttataatttaaaaatatacatataaaatataattatttttaattataaatttttatattttactgtatataccgaattttggtacactgcggtataccgcggtatatgaaaATACATACTGTTACCTTACCCTaatctttcggtaaggtatcataccataccgaaaatcacggtgtaccgaaaattcggtattttcggtacgataaggccggtatttcggtatttcgatatttttccccaacactagtttaagcatatatctccaatttatcacaattaaatgtttttaacatctataaatataactaattttcataattatttagTATTAGATTGAGCGCATGTCAATTTCATCAACGACCACTCGATTAACCCGTTGGGTTAGCACGAAActcgagcttttagggttagagTTGAATCTTTATGCATGAAAAAAAACACAACACGATTAGCCCGCACTTGATTGACCCGTAACCCGAGCAAGGTTAACCCGAAACCCGCTGgcccggcccgattgacatacCTACTTGTATTAAAACAAATCTGGcctatttatttattgaataaaaacaCAAGATTTAAAATCTTTGCGATCTCCTACGAATACGAGCACTTCTCTTCAAAAAATATCAAGCGAAACACATCAATCTACTACTACCGCCGCCGCCTCAGCCCCCTCTTATTCTTGGCTGACCGGCTAACTCGTCGACTCCCCCCCGCCGCTGCCGCTGTGTACCTGTGCTCGCTGTGTTCTTCTCTCCATCAATACAGCAACATAGCCCTAAATTTCTTTGTCCATCAGGTCAGTTTTCTTCTTCGAcgtttcatcttcttcttccatctCAGTCCAAGATCTGCAGGTTTGCTTATTTTTCCTGAATTTGTGTACCTGAAAATTAGAATAATAGTAAGATTTAGATCTATTGTCaaattgtttgattttcatTGTGAAGTGTAAAAATTTGTTGGACGACTAAGTACTCTTGGTGGTCTATTGGACAGTCACAGTAGCTCGTGGAGGGAAAATTGAATTTATGTAATTTCCCCAAAAATCTACTTTTGTATTTAGCATAGATTACTTGGACAGCTGGACTATTGCAGTTGCTATCatcgagttttttttttctaagtgGATTATTTTATGGAATACTTGTAATTGGGAGTAGTATCTTATAGCTAACACATTAGGGTCTCGCAGTATTTTAAACTGTTTGATGAATTAGGAATGTAGTATGAAACTATATGCATGTAGAGTTCCGGTATATGAAACTAAATTGCTGATTTGTATTCTGCTGCTGGTTATGTGCGGAATTTCACTGTACTGATCTATTGCTTGAGGAAGTAAAATTCACTCTGTTCAATCCTCTCCATCCTAACACGGGCACAAATTCTGTTTTCAGATGGCAACTCACGAGGCTCATGGAAATTCCCTTTCTCCGTCTCAAATAGAATCACCCGAACTAGCAGCCATGCAGGAGAAAGCTCACAAAGGTTCTACTAGTTCTGGATCCAAGGTCAGGGAGATACAGTTAGCTTATTTTGTTGCTGGATCATCTcctgtttgttttaattgttaTTTCATGCTGCAAGAGCCCCTTTAAAATTCTTAAGTGCCAGAAATGCTGTTaccaatttaaataaatttatgtgaCATTGTTTCCTTTTTGCTTGATGGTTACTCTTACTAGGTTGGAAGATATATTTTTCTGGATTTCTTAATTGAACTTTCCTCTTATTGTGGATTTGTATGGTTTTGTTGGCTTAAGGACTGAGGTTAGTGACTTATGGGAGTAGTTTCTCAATCCACCCCAAAATGGTATATGCTAATGGGTCTACTTTtagttaattaaaataaattaatatattcgCCATTTTTGGCTGGTAGGTTTACATATTccatataaaaattatttttgtctgGAGAATGCTTCTTTCACTTAGAAAAAAAGAATGACAGTTGATAAACGTTGCAGACAACTGGTGTTTGCCAAAAAAAACTATATTGTTTTATAGTagtggagaaaaaaaaataaatgagaaaaatatcaaatgCCATTAAATTCAAGAAACAATGTGGGGATCAGAGCATCCATATATTTCCATCTCACAAATGGAAAGGTCCACAAGAAAACTGTTGCATGTTCTGGCTGTACTATTTCACAATTTTATATTCATCAGAAAGATCAGTTCCAGAGCATACTTCTCCGTTTCTCTGTTATCTATATGTTGCCTAACGTTACATTTATCAAACTTCACTTTTTGCAGCATGAATCTCGTGATCGTACAAGAGATAGGGAGAGGGAGTCTAAAAGCAGAGACAGGGGAAGGGAAAGAGGTAGAGACAAAGATAGAGACATGGACAGAGAGAGGGATAGGGAAAGGGAGAGGGACAGAGACAGGGAAAGGGATAAGGACAGGGATAAAGACAGGGAGAGGGAACGGGATAAGGATCGTGATCGACATCACCGAGATCGCCACAGAGACCGAAGTGAGAGAAGGGAGAGGACCGGAGATAGGGATGATGCTGATGACTACTACCGAAGCCGAGACTATGAGAGGTGAGACAAGTGCAACTTCTTTTGTAGTATCTTCTCTACCAACAATTTCCTTCTTTGTTGCTGTTAAGGACTGAAAGTTAAACATTCTAATTTCAGGCGGAAAGATTATGATAAAGATAGGGAGGAAAGGCACAGGCACGGATCTAGGTCTCGTTCAAGGGCTAAATCTGAGCACAGATCGAGGTCACGTTCACGTTCACGCTCCAAAAGGTAGTTTGTGATTGTACTCTTCAGAGTAACTGATATTCATTTTTTAGAGTATGTGAGTGAGCAGTCATGTTACTGGCTTATAATATTGCTTGAAGTTAGTTAGTATTTCCACCAGTAACTGTTTTACTAATATTAATCCCTGCCCTTCTGTAATActagaattaattaatttagggTTCAATAACTCGTGCAAATTATTTCATGTGTTTTAAATTCAACTATTACCGCCACATGTTTTACTTGTCTCTGGCATTAATATTGTACTTTACAGTAAAAGGATGAGTGGTTTTGACATGGCTCCTCCTACTGCATTGCTTCCAAATACTGCCGCTGTTGTTGCAGGTACAACCAAACACTTGGCctatagttttctttttatgttaACTATTATGTTTCTTTTCTGTGATATAGTGTGGAATGGTCGTATCAAAAAAATGGTTTCATTTTGGTAAGCGTACTCGGTCCTTCAATtgcatatcacattttggagtaCTAGTCCCTAAAATTGACTGTTcagttttttatataattatttgctTGGTGATGGAAACTGAGAGAGTTTTTGGTTTCttgttgtgtttgtgttttcttgtttgttttgtatgTGCTATGTTATGTTCTAAGAAGGCAATGTTGGGCCACTAGCCCCACTGTGCTGACAATGGGCTTGAGCTGACTTCTGTAGCTTTTATGTACAAGGAAGAATGAATACAGGTCTTGTCCATCTCTGACCAGGATTGCATGTTTGGTAGCTTTACATAATTTCTAATAGATGTTAGAGTTCTATTGTAAATCGATAGCCTATATTGGAATATAGTCATGgagaaaatatattaattaatatcaacTCCATCACTTGAGAATAATATGGACTGCGTTTTTTATGATGGATGTAACTTGGGGTGACATTTACAGGCCAATTTTCGGGAGCCACCCCCACAATTCCAGGAATGTTCCCTAATATGTTACCTTTGCCAGGCGGACAGGTGTTCTAACTTTAACCCCTGGCATTTATTGTAGCTCTTTAATATAGTTCCTGAAAACGTATCTTAAATTTGATTTCAGTTTGGAGCCCTCCCTGTTATGCCTGTGCAGGCAATGACTCAGCAGGTCTTCTAATGTTGCTTaatgtattatattttaaaccTTAATATGAGAAATCCTTtaagaaattttgttttgtCAGGCTACTAGGCATGCTCGCAGGGTCTATGTTGGTGGACTTCCACCAACTGCTAATGAGCAGGTGATGCTACGTTCCATCTCTATAGTTCTTGTATTGTAGCTGGGTATATCATTCATAGATTTGGCAATTGGCACTAGATAGACGTCTTAATGTCTTGATTTTTCTTGTTAAGTCTAACTCTTCTGCCACCAGTTAATGAAAGTTATAATTCTTCCCATGCTGTTATTCGCATGTGAATGGAGTGATTCTGTTGGTACATCATATCCACATCCACagttttctttaatattttgaGGGCAGCATATTCAATCATTTTAACAGAGTCTCGTCCTTTTCATAGACTTTGCTGTTAATCCCTGATTTGTATATTTCTTTCCTTGCTCAGCtgtattttgtttcatttttctgTGTGATCAACAagtaattcatttttatgttctCCTTGTGCAGTCTGTGGCAACATTCTTTAGTCATGTTATGTCAGCAATAGGAGGAAATACTGCTGGTCCAGGTAACATCTCTACACTGTTATAAATCCTTCGGCTATCCATATATCTGTGAGGGATTTTATGTAATAATTCTGATGTGAATCCGGGTGTCATAATAATGAATCAAAGaaccggatttgaggacaaatcctttcacaaagaaggagaggatgatgtgaatccatgtattcacaatcatagaatACAACGATGTCAAGGgccatgggttgattggggCCCGAGAAGAGGGTGGAGACATTAAGATTCACATTAAATTCATTTTGTTCTTTTCATTATTCAGGAGATGCTGTTGTCAATGTTTACATTAACCATGAGAAGAAATTTGCTTTTGTGGAGATGAGATCAGTTGAAGAGGCTAGCAATGCAATGTCTTTAGATGGCATTATTTTTGAGGTAGCTACTGATCTTACTgcaagttgaattttttttactacaatCTGTTTACCTATTGCTTGTTTTGAGATGCCAATTGCATGCATTGCTACTATGCATTTCGACTAATTTCTTCTTCATTATTCAGGGTGCACCTGTTAAAGTTAGAAGACCGAGTGACTATAACCCCTCTCTTGCTGCCACGCTGGGCCCCAGTCAACCTAATCCCAATCTGAATCTTGCAGCTGTTGGGTTAACACCAGGATCTGCTGGGGGGCTTGAGGGTCCTGACCGTATATTTGTTGGTGGGTTGCCATATTATTTCACAGAATCGCAAATCAGGGAGCTGCTCGAATCCTTTGGACCACTTCGGGGTTTTGATCTGGTCAAAGATAGAGAAACAGGGAACTCCAAAGGCTATGCATTTTGTGTTTACCAGGACTTATCTGTTACAGATATTGCTTGTGCAGCTCTTAATGGGATAAAGATGGGTGATAAAACACTCACTGTTAGGCGTGCTAATCAAGGTACAACACAGCCTAAACCCGAGCAGGAAAGCGTGTTATTACATGCGCAACAACAAATTGCATTACAGGTAATAATACTCATGTTCTCTGATATCCTTGTATTCTTATCATGATCCTCAAGGCTGTTGATTTCATATGTGACTCTGACTGGCACAtttgttgaaacttgaaatgaATGTCATTTCTTTTGCAGAGACTCATGTTAGCACCGACTATTGCACCAGTTACAAAGGTTGTTTGCTTAACAAATGTGGTTACCCCAGATGAGCTCATGAATGACGAAGATTATGAAGATATAGTTGAAGACATGAGAATTGAATGTGCAAAGTTTGGTTAGTAATCTGAGCTCCTCTGCTTCTAAAATCACCTTTTTCTGTTTTTCCTAGTTTTTAGTGGTGCTGAGTAATTCATTTTCCGGGCAGCGTTTTCAACTACTTGTTCTGCTAAACGGAATATTTACATACAAGAAAATCCTATGATAAATGTGGCTGATATACTGTCTTCAGTGGTTAAAACACTGATTCTGAGTTTTGAATTGAAATTTGCAGGTACATTGGTGACTTTGATAATCCCCCGCCCAGTTCCCGATGTAGAAAATGCACCTGGTGTAGGGAAGGTTAGTTGTTAAGCGTTCTTTCTTCCCATTATAAGAGATGTGTTGCCTGCAATCAAATATTTTGGTTGTGCCACTTATGAAAATCGTAATTGGTGATGTAGGTTTATTTGGAATATGCGGACACTGAAAGTGCTGTAAAAGCTCGGCAAGGACTGAATGGAAGGAAATTTGGGGGAAATGAAGTTGTTGCAGTTTTCTACCCAGAAGATAAGTTTTGGGAGGGAGATTACAGCGGATAGTTCCGTCGTCTTGTAGGACGTTTTCACTTATTTAATTTGAAGTAGGTTATTTTGGTGCAAAGATTTGGTTGTGCTCGTAACGGCTTCTACAACAATGACCGCGTATGATGTTATGATTTTGATAGGATGTTTTTGGCAGTGTGTTCTTGCTTCGTTGTATTTTATGCCATTCTCAAATCTTTGATAAAAAGAGAAGAGAATTGGACAAGGGTTTGATCTACGTTACttaagtgttagcttagttatGACTTATGCAAAGGTGAGTAGAAGAGATCACCCGAGTTTGATGCATCCAATCTTGTTTATTTTAAGACGATATTTTGAACTAAGAAAAACAGATAGCCCCAGTTGATAAAAATACATCTTCTTTAAAATTATGTTTATAAGCTGACCTAAAACTCTTATATTTTTATAGACATGCAAATACGGAGATGTAAAGCTGCCACTCAGTAATGAAAATCGTTTTAATTTTCCAATAATAATGCAACAAACACTTCAAATGCACAAAGCCAAACAAATTTATAAgaactcaaattttatttttccaaataaGTTTATAAATACGGAAAAAGTCACAAAGGTAATAGTACTATATCATGTAGACAGACTAATATGAGTAACATCGACATCCATAAAAATCCTTCAATCATGTGTATGTTTAATGAATAATGCTcataaaggaaaaggaaaaggaaaaggctgCGAGAGAAGAACATATGTAAAAAAATTATGAGATTTCCATTTTTATCCAATTCTAATTTCTCTTGAACGACTTAGAAATATGAGaactaatattttcaaaaagCAATAGAACTTTGAGCATAAAAAACAGATATATCAATGGAAGGTCTAGAACCCTAGATTCGTGTATTTGTTAAAGTCAAAATGTATCGTGTCGTAAACCGATTCTTATAGTGGGCTAGGTTGAAGATAACATGTCAGGTTCGCGTTCGGGCTAATTGTTTCTTTAACAGTTTAGATTTTATTTAGACCTTATTGGGTTATTaagttgacccgataacgacccaaccaaCACAATTTTCCAGCCATATTATACTTAGAGAAAGAAATGTTATGTTACATGCTGAGCACCATTAGCTAACATCGTTTTCATTTAGtctatattagtattaattttctgTTTCAAATATTTAGTTGAAatctaatattttaaatatttttattgacatTAAATTACATAAATTGATTATCCTTTTATTCATTCATTTGAAGTTAtagaaaaaacaataaattgaGACCTCAAATTCCTAGTATTCCATATTCGAAACTCAAAATCTCCCAAATAGAAAACTGGGTGTCTCCACAACAGAGACTAACTACAACTCTTTCGTCTCTGAAGGCGTCTGACAACAAGTAGACCGAAATTCTTAATCTTTTTTAAGTCGACATCTTTTTGGAAGACTAGATAAAGTAATTTTGTTAATATCAGACCATTTCTCTCAAGCTTGGCATccatcaaattttttttatataaaatagatTGTTGCAATTTGCAAATCCAATTAGTGAGAATTCATTCTG
This region includes:
- the LOC121743740 gene encoding splicing factor U2af large subunit A-like, which translates into the protein MATHEAHGNSLSPSQIESPELAAMQEKAHKGSTSSGSKHESRDRTRDRERESKSRDRGRERGRDKDRDMDRERDRERERDRDRERDKDRDKDRERERDKDRDRHHRDRHRDRSERRERTGDRDDADDYYRSRDYERRKDYDKDREERHRHGSRSRSRAKSEHRSRSRSRSRSKSKRMSGFDMAPPTALLPNTAAVVAGQFSGATPTIPGMFPNMLPLPGGQFGALPVMPVQAMTQQATRHARRVYVGGLPPTANEQSVATFFSHVMSAIGGNTAGPGDAVVNVYINHEKKFAFVEMRSVEEASNAMSLDGIIFEGAPVKVRRPSDYNPSLAATLGPSQPNPNLNLAAVGLTPGSAGGLEGPDRIFVGGLPYYFTESQIRELLESFGPLRGFDLVKDRETGNSKGYAFCVYQDLSVTDIACAALNGIKMGDKTLTVRRANQGTTQPKPEQESVLLHAQQQIALQRLMLAPTIAPVTKVVCLTNVVTPDELMNDEDYEDIVEDMRIECAKFGTLVTLIIPRPVPDVENAPGVGKVYLEYADTESAVKARQGLNGRKFGGNEVVAVFYPEDKFWEGDYSG